From a region of the Nonlabens dokdonensis DSW-6 genome:
- the rplB gene encoding 50S ribosomal protein L2 produces the protein MSVRKLKPVTPGQRFRVVNGYDAITTDKPEKSLLAPKKRSGGRNASGRMTMRYKGGGHKRRYRIIDFKRNHFGVPATVASIEYDPNRTAFIALLNYQDGEKRYIIAQNGLKVGQNLVSGDTATPEVGNAMKLANIPLGSIISCIELRPGQGAIIARSAGAFAQLMARDGKYATVKMPSGETRLILQECLATIGAISNSDHQLLVGGKAGRSRWLGRRPRTRPVVMNPVDHPMGGGEGKSSGGHPRSRNGIPAKGYRTRDKNKASAQYILERRKK, from the coding sequence ATGTCAGTTAGAAAATTAAAACCTGTAACTCCTGGACAGCGATTTAGAGTTGTTAATGGCTACGATGCTATTACAACTGATAAGCCGGAGAAGAGCTTGCTCGCTCCGAAAAAACGTTCTGGTGGTCGTAATGCAAGTGGTCGTATGACTATGCGTTACAAGGGTGGTGGTCATAAAAGACGCTACCGTATTATCGATTTTAAAAGAAATCATTTTGGCGTGCCGGCTACAGTGGCTAGTATTGAATATGATCCTAATAGAACCGCGTTTATCGCGCTTCTTAATTATCAAGATGGTGAGAAAAGATACATCATAGCTCAAAATGGTCTCAAAGTTGGGCAGAATTTAGTTTCTGGTGATACTGCAACTCCTGAGGTAGGTAATGCTATGAAGTTAGCAAATATTCCGCTTGGTTCTATAATAAGTTGTATTGAGTTAAGACCTGGTCAAGGAGCTATTATCGCTCGTAGTGCCGGTGCTTTTGCGCAACTTATGGCAAGGGATGGAAAGTACGCTACTGTTAAGATGCCTTCTGGAGAGACAAGATTAATTTTACAAGAATGTCTTGCAACGATAGGTGCTATATCAAACAGTGATCATCAACTTTTAGTTGGAGGTAAAGCAGGTAGATCTAGATGGTTAGGCCGTCGTCCTAGAACGCGTCCAGTTGTGATGAACCCAGTTGATCACCCAATGGGTGGTGGAGAAGGTAAGTCTTCTGGAGGTCATCCAAGATCTCGTAACGGTATTCCTGCTAAGGGTTATCGTACAAGAGATAAGAATAAAGCTAGTGCTCAATATATATTAGAACGTAGAAAGAAATAA
- the rpsS gene encoding 30S ribosomal protein S19 produces MARSLKKGPYVFHKLESKVAQNIESGKKNVIKTWSRSSMITPDFVGQTIAVHNGRQFVPVYVTENMVGHKLGEFSPTRSYRGHGGAKNKGKK; encoded by the coding sequence ATGGCTCGTTCACTTAAAAAAGGACCTTACGTATTTCATAAACTTGAATCTAAGGTGGCTCAAAACATTGAGTCTGGTAAAAAGAATGTTATTAAAACTTGGTCAAGATCTTCAATGATCACTCCAGATTTTGTAGGTCAAACTATAGCTGTTCATAATGGGAGGCAATTTGTCCCTGTTTATGTAACTGAGAATATGGTTGGTCACAAGTTAGGGGAGTTTTCTCCTACTAGATCTTATAGAGGTCATGGTGGTGCCAAGAATAAAGGTAAGAAATAA
- the rplV gene encoding 50S ribosomal protein L22, whose translation MGVRKRQMAERLKEEKSKIAFAKLNNCPTSPRKMRLVADIIRGKKVEDALSILKFSSKEAAGRLEKLVLSAIANWQAKNEDSDVVEAGLIIKEIRVDGGTMLKRLRPAPQGRAHRIRKRSNHVTLVLGESKMLKDN comes from the coding sequence ATGGGAGTTCGTAAAAGACAAATGGCTGAGAGGCTTAAGGAAGAGAAAAGCAAGATTGCTTTTGCTAAATTAAATAATTGTCCGACATCACCTCGTAAAATGAGGCTAGTTGCTGATATTATTAGAGGTAAAAAAGTTGAGGATGCGTTAAGTATTCTGAAGTTTTCTTCTAAGGAAGCGGCAGGTAGATTGGAGAAGTTAGTTTTGAGTGCAATTGCTAATTGGCAAGCTAAAAATGAGGATTCTGACGTAGTTGAAGCTGGGCTTATTATTAAAGAAATAAGAGTAGACGGCGGAACAATGTTAAAAAGGTTACGCCCAGCTCCTCAGGGAAGAGCGCACAGAATACGTAAAAGATCAAACCATGTTACACTCGTTTTGGGTGAATCTAAAATGCTAAAGGATAACTAA
- the rplD gene encoding 50S ribosomal protein L4 produces MKVAVLDLKGKETGRQVELSDDVFGIEPSDHAIYLDVKQYLANRRQGTHKAKQRAEIAGSTRKIKKQKGTGTARAGSIKSPVFRGGGRIFGPVPRSYSFKLNKGQKRLARKSALSKKVSEGALTVVENFSFDAPKTKNFIEVLESLGLNDKKSLFVLGESNKNVYLSSRNLKGSNVVKCTELSTYSITNASNVVLLEGSLEEIEETLSK; encoded by the coding sequence ATGAAGGTAGCAGTATTAGATTTAAAAGGAAAAGAAACTGGTCGTCAGGTAGAATTGTCTGATGATGTATTCGGTATCGAGCCTAGTGATCACGCGATCTATTTAGATGTAAAGCAATATCTAGCAAATCGTCGTCAAGGTACGCATAAGGCTAAGCAAAGAGCTGAAATAGCTGGTAGTACTAGAAAGATAAAGAAGCAAAAAGGTACTGGTACAGCTCGTGCTGGTTCTATCAAATCACCTGTATTTAGAGGTGGTGGTCGTATTTTTGGACCTGTACCACGCAGTTATTCATTCAAATTGAATAAAGGTCAAAAGCGTTTAGCTCGCAAAAGTGCTTTAAGTAAAAAGGTTTCTGAAGGTGCGCTCACGGTTGTTGAAAATTTTAGTTTCGATGCACCAAAAACAAAGAATTTCATTGAAGTTTTAGAGAGTTTAGGACTTAATGATAAAAAATCTCTTTTTGTGTTGGGAGAGTCAAATAAAAATGTATATTTGTCTTCGCGAAATTTGAAAGGTTCAAATGTTGTAAAGTGCACGGAATTAAGTACTTACAGTATAACAAACGCGTCAAACGTCGTTCTTCTAGAAGGTTCTCTGGAAGAAATTGAAGAAACTTTAAGTAAATAA
- the rplP gene encoding 50S ribosomal protein L16, whose product MLQPRKTKFRKQQKGRMKGDSGRGNQLAYGTFGIKSLDSNFINSRQIEAARIAATRFMKREGSLWIKIFPDKPITKKPLEVRMGKGKGNVEYWAAVVKPGRILFEISGVPQAVAQEALRLAAQKLPVKTKFIVARDYQE is encoded by the coding sequence ATGTTACAACCTAGAAAAACAAAATTTAGAAAGCAACAAAAGGGTCGCATGAAGGGTGATTCTGGTCGCGGTAATCAACTAGCCTATGGTACTTTTGGTATCAAATCTTTAGATTCCAATTTTATTAATTCGAGACAAATAGAGGCAGCACGTATTGCAGCTACTCGTTTTATGAAAAGGGAAGGTTCTCTTTGGATTAAGATTTTTCCAGACAAGCCTATTACTAAAAAGCCTTTAGAGGTACGTATGGGTAAGGGTAAAGGTAATGTAGAATATTGGGCCGCTGTTGTTAAGCCAGGTAGAATTCTTTTTGAAATATCTGGAGTTCCACAAGCTGTCGCTCAAGAAGCTTTAAGGCTTGCTGCACAAAAGTTACCTGTAAAAACAAAATTTATAGTCGCTCGCGATTATCAAGAATAA
- the rpsQ gene encoding 30S ribosomal protein S17, with protein METRNLRKERVGVVKSNKMHKSIVVAEVKRQKHPMYGKFVLKTKKYVAHDENNDCNEGDTVRIMETRPLSKSKNWRLVEILERAK; from the coding sequence ATGGAGACTAGAAATTTAAGAAAAGAGCGTGTAGGTGTTGTTAAGAGTAACAAGATGCATAAAAGTATTGTTGTTGCTGAAGTTAAGAGGCAGAAGCACCCTATGTATGGAAAGTTTGTTTTGAAAACAAAGAAATATGTAGCTCATGATGAAAATAATGACTGTAATGAGGGTGATACTGTTCGTATTATGGAGACGCGTCCTTTAAGTAAGTCAAAGAATTGGAGATTAGTTG
- the rpmC gene encoding 50S ribosomal protein L29: MKQSEVKGYSIDELKDKLVESQVAYSDLKRSHSMSPLDNPSQITKLRKTIARIKTALNNK; encoded by the coding sequence ATGAAACAATCAGAGGTTAAAGGTTATTCAATTGATGAATTAAAAGATAAGCTTGTAGAGTCTCAAGTTGCATATAGTGACTTAAAAAGATCACATAGTATGTCACCGCTTGATAATCCATCGCAGATTACAAAGTTGCGTAAAACGATTGCAAGAATTAAGACTGCTTTAAACAATAAATAG
- the rplW gene encoding 50S ribosomal protein L23 produces the protein MSVLIKPIITEKATRDSELLNRFGFEVSPSANKVQIKKEVEATYGVTVLKVRTMNTRINRNTKYTKSGIQVGKTSARKKAFVQLKDGETIDLYSNL, from the coding sequence ATGAGTGTCCTAATTAAACCTATCATTACGGAAAAAGCTACTAGAGATAGCGAGCTTTTAAACCGATTTGGCTTTGAGGTTTCTCCTAGTGCAAATAAAGTTCAGATTAAAAAAGAAGTAGAAGCGACTTATGGTGTTACTGTTCTTAAGGTAAGAACAATGAATACTCGTATCAATCGCAATACTAAATATACTAAATCAGGGATTCAAGTTGGTAAAACAAGTGCTCGTAAAAAAGCTTTTGTACAACTTAAAGATGGTGAAACCATTGATCTTTATAGTAATCTATAA
- the rplC gene encoding 50S ribosomal protein L3 — MSGLIGRKIGMTSIYDENGKNMPCTIIEAGPCVVTQVRTEEVDGYAALQLGFDDKSDKNASKAAQGHFKKAGTAVKRKIAEFKSFDEEYKLGDSITVDMFTEGEFVDVSGTSKGKGFQGVVKRHGFGGVGQATHGQHNRLRAPGSIGAASYPARVFKGMRMAGQMGNEKVKVQNLRVLKVVSEKNILVVKGCIPGHKNSYVIVQK; from the coding sequence ATGTCTGGGTTAATAGGAAGAAAAATCGGAATGACTAGTATCTATGATGAAAATGGTAAGAATATGCCATGTACTATCATAGAAGCAGGTCCTTGCGTTGTTACCCAAGTCAGAACTGAAGAAGTAGATGGATATGCTGCTTTACAACTAGGTTTCGATGACAAATCAGACAAGAATGCTTCTAAAGCGGCTCAAGGTCACTTCAAGAAAGCAGGAACTGCTGTCAAGAGAAAAATTGCTGAATTCAAAAGTTTTGATGAGGAGTACAAATTAGGAGATTCAATAACAGTTGATATGTTCACAGAAGGTGAATTTGTAGATGTTTCTGGAACTTCTAAAGGAAAAGGATTTCAAGGTGTTGTTAAACGTCATGGTTTTGGTGGTGTAGGTCAAGCTACTCACGGACAGCATAACCGTTTAAGAGCTCCAGGTTCCATCGGTGCTGCATCTTATCCAGCTCGTGTATTTAAAGGTATGCGCATGGCAGGACAGATGGGTAATGAAAAAGTTAAAGTTCAAAATTTAAGAGTTCTTAAAGTTGTTTCTGAAAAGAACATACTTGTTGTGAAGGGATGTATTCCTGGTCATAAAAATTCTTATGTAATAGTACAGAAATAA
- the rpsJ gene encoding 30S ribosomal protein S10, which translates to MSQKIRIKLKSYDYMLVDKSAEKIVKTVKSTGAVVTGPIPLPTHKKIFTVLRSPHVNKKSREQFQLSSYKRLLDIYSSSSKTIDALMKLELPSGVEVEIKV; encoded by the coding sequence ATGAGTCAAAAAATCAGAATAAAACTAAAATCTTACGATTACATGCTGGTGGATAAGTCTGCTGAAAAAATTGTAAAGACAGTAAAAAGTACAGGTGCAGTGGTAACAGGACCTATTCCTTTGCCAACACATAAGAAAATATTTACTGTTTTAAGATCGCCGCACGTAAACAAAAAGTCTCGCGAGCAGTTCCAATTGAGCTCTTATAAAAGACTTTTAGATATCTACAGCTCCTCTTCTAAGACCATTGATGCTCTTATGAAGCTAGAATTGCCAAGTGGTGTTGAAGTAGAGATCAAGGTTTAA
- the rpsC gene encoding 30S ribosomal protein S3 codes for MGQKTNPIGNRLGIIRGWESNWYGGNDYGDKLAEDDKIRKYIHARLSKASVSRVIIERTLKLVTITITTARPGIIIGKGGSEVDRLKEELKKISGKDVQINIHEIKRPELDAHLVGSSIARQIENRISYRRAIKMAIAAAMRMNAEGIKVQISGRLNGAEMARSESYKDGRIPLSTFRADIDYALVESHTTYGRIGVKVWIMKGEVYGKRELSPLVGLAKKQQGNKGGSNNRGGNRRRRK; via the coding sequence ATGGGACAAAAAACAAATCCGATAGGAAACCGATTAGGCATTATCCGTGGATGGGAATCTAACTGGTATGGTGGTAATGATTACGGTGATAAATTAGCTGAGGATGATAAAATACGTAAGTATATTCATGCTCGTTTATCAAAGGCAAGTGTTTCTAGAGTAATCATCGAAAGAACGCTTAAGTTAGTTACGATAACTATAACTACTGCTAGACCAGGTATCATTATTGGTAAAGGTGGTTCTGAGGTTGATCGTTTGAAAGAGGAGTTGAAAAAAATCTCAGGTAAGGATGTTCAAATAAACATTCATGAGATTAAAAGACCAGAGCTTGATGCTCATTTAGTCGGCTCTAGCATTGCACGTCAAATTGAAAATCGTATTTCGTACAGAAGGGCGATTAAGATGGCTATTGCTGCTGCTATGAGGATGAATGCTGAAGGTATTAAAGTTCAAATTTCAGGTAGATTAAACGGTGCTGAGATGGCGCGTTCTGAGTCTTACAAAGATGGTCGTATTCCTTTATCTACTTTTAGAGCTGATATCGATTATGCTTTAGTTGAGTCTCATACAACGTATGGTCGTATTGGTGTAAAGGTTTGGATTATGAAGGGTGAGGTTTATGGTAAGCGTGAGCTTTCTCCGTTAGTAGGTCTTGCAAAGAAACAACAAGGTAATAAAGGTGGTTCTAATAATAGAGGTGGAAACCGTCGTCGTAGAAAATAA